The Henckelia pumila isolate YLH828 chromosome 2, ASM3356847v2, whole genome shotgun sequence genome includes a window with the following:
- the LOC140879914 gene encoding ubiquitin carboxyl-terminal hydrolase 26 isoform X2, protein MGNHRPTTRSKNKRSRPDENAEATTEILRKIILTKTVTEDDVHQLYNVWRPVCQGCRVNTKDNPNCFCGLIPPPNGSRKSGLWQKTSEIVNSLGPDPSKDLRLSSSTPAGLTNLGATCYANSILQCLYMNKSFREGVFSVEPQILEGEPVLNNLIRLFAQLHYSKMAFVDSASFIQTLELDNSIQQDSHEFLTLLFSLLERCLSQSKVSKARTIVQDLFRGGVSHVTRCSKCGNESEASSKIEDFYGLELNVKGLKSLDASLDDYFSIEELHGDNQFYCDACATRADATRSIKLRSLPAVLNFQLKRCVFLPNTTAKKKITSLFHFPGELNMAQRLSDCSELDLIYDLSAVLIHKGSAVNSGHYTAHIKDDNTDEWWEFDDENVSNLGQEPFGSTSTISTAEIGQIEPVDCSSSAKEKDILLDDNNMNVNQMHSLESNGVSRPKTFSSVDAYMLMYARKASKSDSQRTAVLSGEQKIEKDGSLISQETDGSLPSHILKDIELSNAAYLDSCEQYKSKKEFMLNHIMGRRQEVRLILSKAPVQPLETPYLWISTDWLRHWADTSMPSIIDNTSILCLHGKLPLSSISCAKRLSAEAWTDLFSQYGGGPTLTKDDYCIDCIFEMGRNMARANIYRDQRLLMKELAEAALSGEHMDGKLYYISKSWLQQWLRRKHIDLPCDADSGPTASIRCPHGELMPELASGAKRVLVPESLWMFFQETAMEVKPDDSVGRSTFSSESEPCAICGIELTEAAFSEDNLREFKLKQRQNHEKLCMNKNIALCPRTKYYLVPSSWLSKWRSYVNAGGKNASSAELDALNNVIDMLLCDKHSKLLERPPELLWKRDLIFQKPSITDGLTIIAEDDWRLFCEDWDGTESKGISATIEIDSDVKDDNIGTCIDTSIPEEHINDGISNGSSRRLLVETSPQVCEECIGDRECSELMRKLHYSNEDICVCLISGKEPPKSILEASGSISEPSRRTSKRSRKSTYGNSVNLNVSGTTSVYQLKMMIWETFGVVKENQILHKGSRVIDGETASLADMNIFPGDILWVTDSKIHENRDIADELSNTNLEVHVTEEGFRGSLLTSAISSQAVSEAYLN, encoded by the exons ATGGGGAATCATCGGCCGACGACGAGGAGTAAGAATAAGAGGAGCAGGCCGGACGAAAATGCTGAGGCGACCACTGAAATCCTGAG gaaaattattttaactaaAACGGTGACTGAGGATGATGTGCACCAGCTATATAATGTATGGAGGCCTGTTTGTCAAGGGTGTCGCGTGAACACCAAGGATAACCCCAATTGTTTCTGTGGATTGATTCCACCTCCTAACGGAAGTCGAAAATCTGGGTTGTGGCAGAAGACATCAGAAATAGTAAATTCTCTTGGTCCTGATCCATCCAAAGACCTTCGTTTGTCATCCAGTACACCTGCAGGCCTCACAAATCTTGGTGCCACTTGCTATGCTAACAGCATACTTCAATGCCTTTACATGAATAAATCCTTCAGGGAAGGTGTTTTCTCTGTCGAACCACAGATTCTGGAAGGAGAGCCTGTGTTAAATAACCTAATACGGCTTTTTGCGCAGCTCCATTATAGTAAGATGGCTTTTGTGGATTCAGCATCATTTATCCAGACTTTAGAACTGGATAATAGCATTCAACAGGATAGCCACGAGTTTCTCACCTTGCTTTTTTCTTTGCTTGAGAGATGCTTGAGTCAGTCCAAAGTTTCCAAAGCTAGAACCATTGTACAAGACCTTTTCCGGGGAGGTGTTTCTCATGTCACCAG ATGCTCGAAATGTGGGAATGAGTCCGAAGCCTCATCAAAAATTGAAGATTTTTATGGACTGGAGTTAAATGTTAAAGGTTTGAAGAGTTTAGATGCAAGTTTGGATGATTACTTTAGCATAGAAGAGCTTCATGGGGACAATCAATTTTACTGTGATGCATGTGCTACTCGAGCTGATGCTACCCGCAGCATCAAGTTGCGTTCGCTGCCTGCTGTTCTAAATTTTCAGCTCAAGCGTTGTGTATTCCTTCCAAAT ACGACAGCAAAGAAAAAGATCACTTCTCTGTTTCATTTTCCTGGCGAACTTAACATGGCCCAAAGGTTATCAGACTGTTCGGAGTTGGATTTAATATATGATTTGTCAGCTGTCTTGATACACAAGGGTTCTGCTGTCAACAGTGGCCACTATACAGCTCATATTAAAGATGATAACACTGATGAATGGTGGGAATTTGATGATGAAAACGTATCAAACTTGGGTCAAGAACCGTTTGGGTCCACTTCTACAATTTCTACTGCTGAAATTGGGCAAATTGAGCCAGTCGACTGCTCATCTTCTGCGAAAGAAAAGGACATTCTTCTAGATGATAATAATATGAATGTCAATCAGATGCACTCTTTAGAATCAAATGGTGTTTCTCGTCCGAAAACATTCTCATCTGTTGATGCATACATGCTAATGTATGCTCGTAAGGCTTCAAAGAGTGATAGTCAAAGAACTGCTGTACTGTCCGGCGAACAGAAAATAGAAAAAGATGGTTCTCTAATTTCACAAGAAACTGATGGTTCTCTTCCATCCCATATTTTAAAGGACATTGAGCTGTCGAATGCAGCATATCTTGATTCTTGTGAACAATACAAGTCAAAGAAGGAATTCATGTTAAATCACATTATGGGACGGCGGCAAGAGGTGCGTTTAATTCTTTCCAAGGCTCCAGTTCAACCACTTGAAACACCTTACCTTTGGATTTCCACCGACTGGCTTCGTCATTGGGCTGACACTTCCATGCCTTC GATTATCGACAACACCTCTATTCTATGCTTGCACGGCAAGTTGCCACTATCAAGTATCAGCTGTGCGAAGCGATTGTCGGCTGAAGCTTGGACCGATTTATTTTCTCAG TATGGTGGGGGTCCCACATTGACCAAGGATGACTACTGCATCGACTGCATTTTTGAGATGGGACGCAATATGGCACGCGCAAATATCTATAGGGATCAGAGATTACTGATGAAAGAGCTTGCAGAGGCAGCGCTTTCTGGGGAGCATATGGATGGCAAGTTGTATTATATCTCCAAGTCATG GTTGCAGCAATGGTTACGAAGGAAACACATAGACTTGCCTTGTGATGCGGATTCTGGACCGACAGCTTCAATTAGGTGTCCCCATGGTGAACTTATGCCTGAACTAGCTTCTGGTGCTAAACGTGTACTGGTGCCGGAGAGTCTCTGGATGTTTTTTCAAGAGACTGCTATGGAAGTGAAACCTGATGATTCTGTGGGTCGTTCAACTTTCTCTTCTGAATCTGAACCATGTGCGATATGTGGCATTGAACTTACAGAAGCAGCATTTTCAGAAGACAATTTAAG AGAGTTCAAATTGAAGCAGCGgcaaaatcatgaaaaattatgCATGAATAAAAACATAGCACTGTGTCCACGCACAAAATACTATTTAGTTCCCTCATCTTGGCTGTCGAAATGGAGAAGCTATGTCAATGCTGGTGGGAAGAATGCTTCTTCAGCAGAACTTGATGCACTCAACAATGTCATTGACATGCTGCTATGTGATAAG CACAGTAAACTTCTCGAAAGACCACCTGAACTCCTCTGGAAGCGTGACCTTATTTTCCAAAAACCATCCATT ACAGATGGACTGACAATCATTGCGGAGGATGATTGGAGATTGTTCTGTGAAGATTGGGATGGTACAGAGTCAAAAGGTATTTCGGCCACAATCGAGATTGATAGTGATGTGAAGGATGATAATATTGGCACTTGCATTGATACATCAATTCCTGAGGAGCATATAAATGATGGAATAAGTAATGGATCATCTCGAAGGCTTCTTGTTGAGACTTCTCCACAG GTTTGTGAGGAGTGCATTGGTGACAGGGAATGTTCCGAGTTGATGAGAAAACTTCATTATTCCAATGAAGATATATGTGTTTGTTTAATTAGTGGCAAGGAACCGCCAAAATCAATCTTAGAAGCATCAGGGAGCATTTCAGAACCTAGTCGCCGAACTTCCAAGCGTTCGCGGAAGTCAACATATGGAAACTCTGTAAATTTGAATGTTTCCGGAACCACATCGGTTTACCAGCTGAAGATGATGATCTGGGAAACTTTTGGG GTTGTCAAGGAAAACCAGATACTCCACAAAGGTTCCAGAGTAATCGATGGGGAGACAGCCTCTCTGGCTGACATGAATATTTTTCCTGGAGACATCCTATGGGTGACTGATTCAAAGATTCACGAGAATCGGGATATTGCTG ATGAGCTTTCCAACACAAATTTGGAGGTACATGTTACAGAAGAAGGTTTTCGTGGTTCACTTCTCACATCGGCTATTTCATCTCAAGCTGTCTCAGAAGCATACTTGAACTAA
- the LOC140879914 gene encoding ubiquitin carboxyl-terminal hydrolase 26 isoform X1 produces MGNHRPTTRSKNKRSRPDENAEATTEILRKIILTKTVTEDDVHQLYNVWRPVCQGCRVNTKDNPNCFCGLIPPPNGSRKSGLWQKTSEIVNSLGPDPSKDLRLSSSTPAGLTNLGATCYANSILQCLYMNKSFREGVFSVEPQILEGEPVLNNLIRLFAQLHYSKMAFVDSASFIQTLELDNSIQQDSHEFLTLLFSLLERCLSQSKVSKARTIVQDLFRGGVSHVTRCSKCGNESEASSKIEDFYGLELNVKGLKSLDASLDDYFSIEELHGDNQFYCDACATRADATRSIKLRSLPAVLNFQLKRCVFLPNTTAKKKITSLFHFPGELNMAQRLSDCSELDLIYDLSAVLIHKGSAVNSGHYTAHIKDDNTDEWWEFDDENVSNLGQEPFGSTSTISTAEIGQIEPVDCSSSAKEKDILLDDNNMNVNQMHSLESNGVSRPKTFSSVDAYMLMYARKASKSDSQRTAVLSGEQKIEKDGSLISQETDGSLPSHILKDIELSNAAYLDSCEQYKSKKEFMLNHIMGRRQEVRLILSKAPVQPLETPYLWISTDWLRHWADTSMPSIIDNTSILCLHGKLPLSSISCAKRLSAEAWTDLFSQFSDSCVKYGGGPTLTKDDYCIDCIFEMGRNMARANIYRDQRLLMKELAEAALSGEHMDGKLYYISKSWLQQWLRRKHIDLPCDADSGPTASIRCPHGELMPELASGAKRVLVPESLWMFFQETAMEVKPDDSVGRSTFSSESEPCAICGIELTEAAFSEDNLREFKLKQRQNHEKLCMNKNIALCPRTKYYLVPSSWLSKWRSYVNAGGKNASSAELDALNNVIDMLLCDKHSKLLERPPELLWKRDLIFQKPSITDGLTIIAEDDWRLFCEDWDGTESKGISATIEIDSDVKDDNIGTCIDTSIPEEHINDGISNGSSRRLLVETSPQVCEECIGDRECSELMRKLHYSNEDICVCLISGKEPPKSILEASGSISEPSRRTSKRSRKSTYGNSVNLNVSGTTSVYQLKMMIWETFGVVKENQILHKGSRVIDGETASLADMNIFPGDILWVTDSKIHENRDIADELSNTNLEVHVTEEGFRGSLLTSAISSQAVSEAYLN; encoded by the exons ATGGGGAATCATCGGCCGACGACGAGGAGTAAGAATAAGAGGAGCAGGCCGGACGAAAATGCTGAGGCGACCACTGAAATCCTGAG gaaaattattttaactaaAACGGTGACTGAGGATGATGTGCACCAGCTATATAATGTATGGAGGCCTGTTTGTCAAGGGTGTCGCGTGAACACCAAGGATAACCCCAATTGTTTCTGTGGATTGATTCCACCTCCTAACGGAAGTCGAAAATCTGGGTTGTGGCAGAAGACATCAGAAATAGTAAATTCTCTTGGTCCTGATCCATCCAAAGACCTTCGTTTGTCATCCAGTACACCTGCAGGCCTCACAAATCTTGGTGCCACTTGCTATGCTAACAGCATACTTCAATGCCTTTACATGAATAAATCCTTCAGGGAAGGTGTTTTCTCTGTCGAACCACAGATTCTGGAAGGAGAGCCTGTGTTAAATAACCTAATACGGCTTTTTGCGCAGCTCCATTATAGTAAGATGGCTTTTGTGGATTCAGCATCATTTATCCAGACTTTAGAACTGGATAATAGCATTCAACAGGATAGCCACGAGTTTCTCACCTTGCTTTTTTCTTTGCTTGAGAGATGCTTGAGTCAGTCCAAAGTTTCCAAAGCTAGAACCATTGTACAAGACCTTTTCCGGGGAGGTGTTTCTCATGTCACCAG ATGCTCGAAATGTGGGAATGAGTCCGAAGCCTCATCAAAAATTGAAGATTTTTATGGACTGGAGTTAAATGTTAAAGGTTTGAAGAGTTTAGATGCAAGTTTGGATGATTACTTTAGCATAGAAGAGCTTCATGGGGACAATCAATTTTACTGTGATGCATGTGCTACTCGAGCTGATGCTACCCGCAGCATCAAGTTGCGTTCGCTGCCTGCTGTTCTAAATTTTCAGCTCAAGCGTTGTGTATTCCTTCCAAAT ACGACAGCAAAGAAAAAGATCACTTCTCTGTTTCATTTTCCTGGCGAACTTAACATGGCCCAAAGGTTATCAGACTGTTCGGAGTTGGATTTAATATATGATTTGTCAGCTGTCTTGATACACAAGGGTTCTGCTGTCAACAGTGGCCACTATACAGCTCATATTAAAGATGATAACACTGATGAATGGTGGGAATTTGATGATGAAAACGTATCAAACTTGGGTCAAGAACCGTTTGGGTCCACTTCTACAATTTCTACTGCTGAAATTGGGCAAATTGAGCCAGTCGACTGCTCATCTTCTGCGAAAGAAAAGGACATTCTTCTAGATGATAATAATATGAATGTCAATCAGATGCACTCTTTAGAATCAAATGGTGTTTCTCGTCCGAAAACATTCTCATCTGTTGATGCATACATGCTAATGTATGCTCGTAAGGCTTCAAAGAGTGATAGTCAAAGAACTGCTGTACTGTCCGGCGAACAGAAAATAGAAAAAGATGGTTCTCTAATTTCACAAGAAACTGATGGTTCTCTTCCATCCCATATTTTAAAGGACATTGAGCTGTCGAATGCAGCATATCTTGATTCTTGTGAACAATACAAGTCAAAGAAGGAATTCATGTTAAATCACATTATGGGACGGCGGCAAGAGGTGCGTTTAATTCTTTCCAAGGCTCCAGTTCAACCACTTGAAACACCTTACCTTTGGATTTCCACCGACTGGCTTCGTCATTGGGCTGACACTTCCATGCCTTC GATTATCGACAACACCTCTATTCTATGCTTGCACGGCAAGTTGCCACTATCAAGTATCAGCTGTGCGAAGCGATTGTCGGCTGAAGCTTGGACCGATTTATTTTCTCAG TTCTCTGATTCTTGTGTCAAGTATGGTGGGGGTCCCACATTGACCAAGGATGACTACTGCATCGACTGCATTTTTGAGATGGGACGCAATATGGCACGCGCAAATATCTATAGGGATCAGAGATTACTGATGAAAGAGCTTGCAGAGGCAGCGCTTTCTGGGGAGCATATGGATGGCAAGTTGTATTATATCTCCAAGTCATG GTTGCAGCAATGGTTACGAAGGAAACACATAGACTTGCCTTGTGATGCGGATTCTGGACCGACAGCTTCAATTAGGTGTCCCCATGGTGAACTTATGCCTGAACTAGCTTCTGGTGCTAAACGTGTACTGGTGCCGGAGAGTCTCTGGATGTTTTTTCAAGAGACTGCTATGGAAGTGAAACCTGATGATTCTGTGGGTCGTTCAACTTTCTCTTCTGAATCTGAACCATGTGCGATATGTGGCATTGAACTTACAGAAGCAGCATTTTCAGAAGACAATTTAAG AGAGTTCAAATTGAAGCAGCGgcaaaatcatgaaaaattatgCATGAATAAAAACATAGCACTGTGTCCACGCACAAAATACTATTTAGTTCCCTCATCTTGGCTGTCGAAATGGAGAAGCTATGTCAATGCTGGTGGGAAGAATGCTTCTTCAGCAGAACTTGATGCACTCAACAATGTCATTGACATGCTGCTATGTGATAAG CACAGTAAACTTCTCGAAAGACCACCTGAACTCCTCTGGAAGCGTGACCTTATTTTCCAAAAACCATCCATT ACAGATGGACTGACAATCATTGCGGAGGATGATTGGAGATTGTTCTGTGAAGATTGGGATGGTACAGAGTCAAAAGGTATTTCGGCCACAATCGAGATTGATAGTGATGTGAAGGATGATAATATTGGCACTTGCATTGATACATCAATTCCTGAGGAGCATATAAATGATGGAATAAGTAATGGATCATCTCGAAGGCTTCTTGTTGAGACTTCTCCACAG GTTTGTGAGGAGTGCATTGGTGACAGGGAATGTTCCGAGTTGATGAGAAAACTTCATTATTCCAATGAAGATATATGTGTTTGTTTAATTAGTGGCAAGGAACCGCCAAAATCAATCTTAGAAGCATCAGGGAGCATTTCAGAACCTAGTCGCCGAACTTCCAAGCGTTCGCGGAAGTCAACATATGGAAACTCTGTAAATTTGAATGTTTCCGGAACCACATCGGTTTACCAGCTGAAGATGATGATCTGGGAAACTTTTGGG GTTGTCAAGGAAAACCAGATACTCCACAAAGGTTCCAGAGTAATCGATGGGGAGACAGCCTCTCTGGCTGACATGAATATTTTTCCTGGAGACATCCTATGGGTGACTGATTCAAAGATTCACGAGAATCGGGATATTGCTG ATGAGCTTTCCAACACAAATTTGGAGGTACATGTTACAGAAGAAGGTTTTCGTGGTTCACTTCTCACATCGGCTATTTCATCTCAAGCTGTCTCAGAAGCATACTTGAACTAA
- the LOC140881519 gene encoding autophagy-related protein 13b, which translates to MATYHGNNANSEPARMEQIITEFFAKSLHIILESRCPYVSSRNYSGEQVLSSPSPSSSSSSSSSFRPRDKWFNLALRDCPAALENIDFWRQSNLEPMIVDVFLVQRPRSWDPLNCSPKRMLVQNIWGKERYCYGSDNDEFGREANNEKIIERWILQCESKKTGANVGGSSGSKRSTCTSSHALYKKSILLLRSLYATVRLLPAYKLFRDLISSAQIRFYNLGHRVSSFVEPFTPKEEEDMQHFVFSPIDTSSGRLCLSVAYRSSVLDVSSEPSTPISPQFIPEYVGSPMAEPLKRFPSYPISQSSPSPSPFGRRHSWSYDIYRASPPSVNPTPSPTYSEPHASTLKKHNCRLPPASLPRNLPSETTAIHLKNPSYDEYWPSLVFSPSPSPSPPTYIPGSHLSKALLRSESAPVSIPASRLSSHPSVPNNQLMPLSPPMKATRVTVIKQVAHTGLHTANSTVDKLSPFSKDEPGKMSAVKPSSNSSPSKSFSRSSSRLSFQDEYDDSEFSGPFFVDDDDMIDPLSRPGSFDQPHHPMVPHEPGGLLMVRKSQDAAVGALVQMLKKAPPLRQDLSFTTDFLQDSKLKTPPTNCNQDSNEISEKSNILQSASTNLTSSGLASSKTTSDALDELRGYRELKDLLLKQGKVSQQ; encoded by the exons ATGGCTACATATCATGGAAACAATGCCAATTCAGAACCCGCGAGAATGGAACAGATAATCACTGAATTCTTTGCTAAAAGCCTACACATAATACTGGAATCGCGGTGCCCATATGTTTCTTCACGGAATTACAGCGGTGAACAAGTTTTATCCTCCCCTTCACCGTCCTCTTCGTCGTCTTCATCATCGAGTTTTAGGCCGAGGGATAAGTGGTTTAATTTGGCCCTTCGGGATTGTCCTGCTGCATTAGAAAATATAGATTTTTGGCGGCAGAGTAATCTTGAACCCATGATAGTCGATGTCTTTTTGGTGCAGAGACCAAGAAGCTGGGACCCCTTGAATTGTTCCCCTAAAAGAATGCTTGTGCAGAATATATGGGGAAAAGAGAGGTATTGTTATGGTTCTGATAATGATGAATTTGGGCGTGAGGCAAATAACGAGAAGATAATTGAGAGGTGGATTTTGCAATGTGAGAGTAAGAAGACTGGTGCTAATGTGGGTGGCTCATCGGGTAGTAAGAGATCAACTTGCACAAGCTCTCATGCTCTATACAAGAAGTCAATATTGTTGTTACGATCTCTGTATGCAACCGTTAGGCTCCTGCCAGCTTACAAGTTGTTCCGTGATCTTATTTCATCAGCACAAATTCGATTCTATAATCTTGGGCACCGGGTTTCATCTTTTGTGGAGCCATTTACCCCTAAGGAGGAGGAAGATATGCAGCATTTTGTGTTCTCTCCCATTGATACTTCTTCTGGTAGGCTTTGCCTCTCAGTTGCATATCGTTCATCAGTATTGGATGTAAGTTCTGAGCCATCAACTCCTATATCCCCACAATTCATACCTGAATATGTTGGAAGCCCAATGGCAGAACCACTTAAAAGGTTTCCATCATATCCTATATCACAAAGCTCCCCATCTCCATCACCATTTGGTAGGCGGCATAGCTGGAGTTATGACATATATAGAGCATCACCACCTTCGGTAAACCCCACACCTTCACCCACATATTCTGAACCCCATGCTTCAACATTAAAAAAGCATAACTGTCGTCTTCCCCCTGCAAGCTTACCTCGTAATTTGCCCAGTGAAACAACTGCCATTCATTTGAAAAATCCAAGTTATGACGAGTATTGGCCTTCCCTTGTATTTTCACCGTCTCCATCTCCATCACCACCAACCTATATCCCTGGCAGTCATTTATCAAAAGCTCTTTTACGGTCTGAAAGTGCCCCAGTTAGTATACCTGCATCAAGGCTTTCTAGCCACCCTTCAGTGCCCAACAATCAATTAATGCCTCTTTCTCCTCCTATGAAAGCTACTCGAGTCACTGTTATCAAGCAAGTTGCACATACAGGCCTTCATACTGCCAATTCAACAGTTGACAAG TTGTCTCCTTTCAGCAAGGATGAGCCTGGAAAGATGTCTGCAGTGAAACCATCATCAAATAGCTCTCCTTCAAAATCATTCTCTAGAAGTTCCAGCAGGTTATCTTTTCAGGACGAGTATGATGATTCTGAATTTTCTGGGCCATTTTTTGTAGATGATGACGACATGATAGATCCACTTTCCAG GCCTGGTTCATTCGATCAGCCGCACCATCCAATGGTGCCCCACGAGCCTGGTGGGCTTCTCATGGTTAGAAAATCACAAGATGCTGCAGTTGGTGCTCTGGTTCAAATGCTGAAGAAAGCGCCACCTCTTCGCCAAGACCTCTCTTTTACAACAGATTTTCTGCAAGATTCCAAGCTTAAGACACCACCAACGAACTGCAATCAAGATTCAAATGAAATTTCTGAAAAGTCCAATATACTGCAGTCTGCTTCTACAAATCTTACATCTTCTGGACTTGCTTCATCAAAGACCACATCTGATGCTTTAGACGAGCTTCGTGGGTACAGAGAGTTGAAGGACTTGCTGTTGAAGCAAGGTAAAGTTTCTCAGCAATAG
- the LOC140883351 gene encoding acetylglutamate kinase, chloroplastic — MLAAKTTLPAKSPHYLFAGNSNGSAFPFRNSVPVKKFDAVKRCPLVISSAHSVLASGISKDSTSAQTRVEILSEALPYIQKFRGKTIVVKYGGAAMMSEALQASVIADIVLLSCVGMRIVFVHGGGPMINRWLGKLGIEPKFVNGLRVTDAPTMEIVSMVLFKVNKDLVALINKAGGTAVGLSGIDGRLITARPSPNASQLGFVGDIASIDPITLRPLVDNNHIPVIASVAADASGQKYNINADTAAGELAAALSAEKLILLTDVAGILENRDDPNSLVKEVDIKGVKKMVEDGKIAGGMIPKVGCCVRSLAQGVRTTSIIDGRLKHSLLLEILTGEGAGTMITG, encoded by the coding sequence ATGTTAGCTGCCAAAACGACTCTGCCTGCCAAGTCTCCACATTATTTATTCGCCGGAAATTCTAATGGTTCTGCTTTCCCGTTCCGCAACTCGGTGCCTGTCAAGAAATTCGATGCCGTTAAGAGATGTCCACTCGTCATATCATCAGCACACTCAGTATTAGCATCGGGGATTTCGAAAGATTCCACCTCTGCACAAACCCGAGTTGAGATTTTATCCGAAGCATTGCCCTACATTCAGAAATTCCGAGGCAAGACAATCGTCGTCAAATATGGGGGAGCAGCAATGATGTCCGAGGCCCTCCAGGCATCTGTCATTGCTGATATTGTGCTCCTTTCTTGTGTTGGCATGCGTATAGTCTTTGTACATGGAGGTGGGCCCATGATTAACCGGTGGCTTGGCAAACTAGGCATCGAACCAAAATTTGTCAATGGCCTCCGCGTCACTGATGCACCCACCATGGAAATTGTTTCGATGGTTTTGTTTAAAGTGAATAAGGATCTTGTGGCGCTGATTAACAAAGCCGGTGGCACTGCAGTTGGGTTATCAGGGATAGATGGCAGACTTATAACTGCTCGGCCATCTCCGAATGCATCACAGCTCGGGTTTGTAGGAGACATAGCTAGTATCGATCCAATTACTCTCCGACCACTTGTCGACAATAACCACATCCCTGTGATTGCCTCTGTGGCAGCTGATGCGAGTGGAcagaaatataatattaatgctGACACAGCTGCTGGAGAATTGGCAGCAGCTTTGTCTGCCGAGAAGTTGATACTTTTGACAGATGTGGCTGGAATATTAGAAAATCGGGATGATCCCAATAGTTTGGTGAAGGAAGTTGACATTAAAGGGGTGAAGAAGATGGTGGAAGATGGCAAGATTGCGGGTGGGATGATCCCGAAAGTTGGTTGCTGCGTGAGGTCTTTGGCTCAAGGGGTTCGAACTACAAGTATAATCGACGGCCGGTTGAAGCATTCTTTGCTCCTCGAGATTCTCACTGGTGAAGGAGCTGGAACGATGATCACCGGCTAG
- the LOC140884665 gene encoding uncharacterized protein: MVVPDICYTFGIILFILQSESRIQMAPGKKGKSKGISGQASHSPPISAAKYPACIRSISPSSVAITIHAKPGSKLATITDFDDEALGVQIDAPAKDGEANAALLDYISSVIGVKRRQVSIGSGSKSRDKVVIVEEVTLQNVFDAIDGVLKTHL, translated from the exons atggttGTACCCGATATATGTTACACCTTTGGCATTATTCTTTTCATTTTGCAATCGGAATCACGCATCCAAATGGCCCCGGGCAAGAAAGGCAAATCGAAGGGAATCTCCGGCCAGGCATCTCACTCGCCGCCGATCTCCGCCGCAAAGTACCCCGCTTGCATACGCTCGATTTCGCCATCCTCCGTCGCCATCACCATCCACGCCAAGCCCGGTTCCAAACTCGCTACTATCACCG ATTTCGACGACGAGGCTTTAGGAGTGCAGATCGATGCGCCGGCGAAAGACGGCGAAGCTAATGCTGCACTCTTGGATTATATTAGTTCG GTGATTGGGGTGAAAAGAAGACAAGTTTCTATAGGGTCTGGATCAAAATCGAGGGACAAGGTTGTGATCGTGGAGGAGGTAACTTTACAGAACGTGTTTGATGCTATAGATGGGGTTTTGAAGACCCACTTATGA